From a region of the Paenibacillus lutimineralis genome:
- a CDS encoding glycoside hydrolase family 88 protein, translating to MWNKAIEDAVEKTRANIARFGDQFPHVGVNGGGYTQNLNPNNEWTNGFWTGINWLCYEYTQDEVYRNAAIKQIESFRHRLQQYISLDHHDIGFLFSLSTKAQWILEKNEEAKRLTISATDKLMKRWREPSQLIQAWGKEGDEVEGGRIIIDCLLNLPLLYWASDVTGDICYRERAMIQAEKSRRYLVRGDDSSYHTFSFDQLTGVPIGGSTHQGFHNGSTWTRGQAWGVYGFALSYRYTGIKLFLETSKRLARYFLEHLPEDRVAYWDLNAPVDAGTPRDSSASAIVCAGLHELLSHLETNDPERDYFQQWMERSMESLVERYSTIGDPDAEGFLRRGSYSVRHGHSPDDFVIWGDYYYLEALMRLERGVSGYWYER from the coding sequence ATGTGGAATAAAGCGATAGAGGATGCAGTTGAGAAAACTAGAGCCAATATTGCTCGATTCGGAGATCAGTTTCCCCATGTCGGGGTCAATGGCGGCGGTTATACTCAAAATTTGAACCCAAACAATGAGTGGACAAACGGATTTTGGACGGGAATCAACTGGCTCTGTTATGAATACACACAGGATGAGGTTTATCGCAATGCTGCGATCAAACAAATCGAAAGCTTCCGCCATCGTTTGCAGCAGTATATCTCTTTAGATCATCATGACATCGGCTTTCTATTTTCGCTGTCCACCAAGGCTCAATGGATTCTCGAGAAGAATGAAGAGGCGAAGAGACTGACGATTAGCGCTACGGATAAATTAATGAAGCGTTGGCGTGAACCGTCGCAGTTGATTCAGGCTTGGGGGAAGGAGGGCGATGAGGTAGAAGGAGGCCGCATTATTATAGACTGCCTGTTGAATCTTCCCTTGCTTTATTGGGCATCGGATGTAACCGGAGATATTTGCTATCGCGAGAGAGCAATGATCCAAGCGGAGAAGAGCAGAAGGTATCTGGTCCGAGGCGATGATTCCTCGTATCATACGTTCTCCTTCGATCAGTTGACGGGGGTCCCCATCGGCGGCTCAACCCATCAAGGCTTTCACAACGGATCGACATGGACTCGGGGGCAGGCATGGGGCGTTTACGGCTTCGCTTTATCGTACCGTTATACCGGAATTAAGCTATTCTTGGAAACATCCAAACGGCTGGCTCGCTATTTTCTGGAGCATCTACCGGAGGATCGCGTCGCCTATTGGGATCTGAATGCGCCAGTCGACGCCGGTACGCCGCGCGACAGTTCCGCTTCCGCTATCGTCTGCGCGGGATTGCACGAGCTGCTGAGTCATCTGGAAACGAATGACCCGGAACGGGACTATTTCCAGCAATGGATGGAGCGCTCTATGGAGTCTCTGGTGGAGCGGTATTCAACGATCGGCGATCCGGATGCGGAAGGGTTTCTCCGGCGCGGCTCTTACAGCGTACGTCATGGGCATTCTCCAGACGACTTCGTAATATGGGGAGATTATTACTACCTTGAGGCTTTGATGCGTCTTGAACGGGGAGTTTCTGGATACTGGTATGAAAGATAA